ACGACCCGATCGCGGCCGCCCGCTACGCGCTGCGAGTGCTGGAGTACGGCAGCGGCCTGGGCAGACACATCCGGTTCCGGGATGACGTGGCACCCGCCATGCTCGCCGGTGTCGCCGCGCACGCCGCCGCTCCGATCCCGTCGCTGTCGGCGGCCGGGGCGGGGCTCCTGCTCGCCACCCACGCCCACGCGCACGGCTGGGGGTACCCGCGTGGAGGCTCGCAGGCCATCGCCGATGCGCTCGCCGCGGACCTGCTGGAGCACGGCGGGCGGATCGAGACCGGGGTGAATGTGCAGCGCCTGGATGACCTGGAGCCGTCCAAGGTGGTGCTGCTGGACACATCGGTGCGGTTCCTGGCCGCGTTCGCTCCGCTGCCCCGCCGCTACCTGCGCCAGCTGCAGAACTACCGGTACGGGGCCGCCATCGCGAAGGTCGACTTCGCGGTGAACGCGCCGGTGCCGTGGAGCAATCCCGATGTGCGCCACGCGCCCACCGTGCATGTCGGCGGCAGCCGGCGCGAGATCGCGCAGGCGGAGAACGCGGTGCGCCGCGGCCGGCACCCGATGCGACCGTACGTGCTGCTGACGCAACAGAGTGTGCTCGATGACAGCAGGGCGCCGGAGGGGCACCAGGTGCTGTGGGCCTACACGCACGTGCCGCTGGGCTCGTCGGTCGACGCCACCCGGGTGATCACCGAGCAGATCGAGCGGTTCGCCCCCGGCTTTCGCGACACGGTGATCGTCAGCGTTCCGACGACCGCGGCCCGGCTCGCCGAATACAACCCGAACGACGTGGGCGGCGACATCCTCGGCGGTCAAGTGACCCTGCGGCAGCTGGTGCAGCGGCCGGTGCTGTCGACCAAGCCGTGGCGCACCCCGATCCCGGGCGTGTACCTGTGCTCGGCGGCAACGCCACCCGGGCCGGCGGTGCACGGCATGAATGGGTGGTACGCCGCCCGCCTGGCGCTGCGCGATGTGTTCGGAATCACGCAGCCGCCCCGGCTTGGAATCGGTGAGTGACGGGGCAGTGTGGGAGGGCCGTGAGGCCTACCTGAGTGCCCGCCGATAATTGCAGAAAACATGGCCGCGGCGAGCGAGCGCTGGGGTACACTGGGTGGCACCGAATCAAAGTTCGGATTGCAGCGCCCCTGATTCCCCCCAATCTGGCGCTGCTGTGGCGGCGCCGGTTCCCCCCAACAGGCGCCGCCCCTCTCTTTTAACGGGCGGTTTCCCAGAACCCGTTCTCAGCGTCTGACGCTCCGCGACAGCTGGCTCACCCGCGGCTC
This Salinibacterium sp. ZJ450 DNA region includes the following protein-coding sequences:
- a CDS encoding NAD(P)/FAD-dependent oxidoreductase, translated to MIDVTVVGSGPNGLAAAVTMARAGLSVHLLERADTIGGGLRSAEVTMPGYLSDVCSAVHPAALASPFFRAFELRERVRFLVPKVSYAHPLDHGRAGIAWRDLDRTAAGLGVDGRAWRRLFRPLVDSIGGVVDFTGSQLLRMPHDPIAAARYALRVLEYGSGLGRHIRFRDDVAPAMLAGVAAHAAAPIPSLSAAGAGLLLATHAHAHGWGYPRGGSQAIADALAADLLEHGGRIETGVNVQRLDDLEPSKVVLLDTSVRFLAAFAPLPRRYLRQLQNYRYGAAIAKVDFAVNAPVPWSNPDVRHAPTVHVGGSRREIAQAENAVRRGRHPMRPYVLLTQQSVLDDSRAPEGHQVLWAYTHVPLGSSVDATRVITEQIERFAPGFRDTVIVSVPTTAARLAEYNPNDVGGDILGGQVTLRQLVQRPVLSTKPWRTPIPGVYLCSAATPPGPAVHGMNGWYAARLALRDVFGITQPPRLGIGE